A region from the Brassica napus cultivar Da-Ae chromosome C8, Da-Ae, whole genome shotgun sequence genome encodes:
- the BNAC08G05180D gene encoding uncharacterized protein BNAC08G05180D isoform X2 has product MPSNSDRLFFFSASSLTSSSSSSQLSTPSECQNGSSRTISKSPLWDVEKAKCSFGFSKPKSSEELKEEIAELEKEILQLERYLLSLYRTSFGDHLHAFMLRDDSALPPPKPNTTKFQNDRVTSVSDTSLSSSVKPLSESDNKQRSEFSNPSLADLLGLNTLSSNKLSEEIVRLICVIIIKLSDKGQRRFVKNEKYGEELGVVINTLCLNEVNLKSVESFLQKFRSLVQKLEKVDPTSMAREEKLAFWINIHNALVMHAYILYGTGEDITSTKAAFNIGGEWVNVYDVQSSILGIRASYSPTRVWTLFSPARSSKTSRSHTYALEYAEPLLHFALSTGTLTDPMVRVYTAEGILQELRQARDSFIQTSVGFEKETWILLPKIIYNYANDTSLDMAELFNTISGCLTETQRTQMKRAVKKKQDRCIHWMKHDSDFRYIIHCGNT; this is encoded by the exons ATGCCTTCAAACAGTGATcgcctctttttcttttcagctTCTTCCCTTACATCTTCGTCATCTTCTTCTCAGCTAAGCACTCCAAG TGAATGTCAAAATGGGTCTTCTCGAACCATATCG AAATCTCCTCTCTGGGATGTGGAGAAGGCCAAGTGCAGCTTCGGTTTCTCAAAGCCTAAG TCTAGCGAAGAACTGAAGGAAGAGATAGCCGAGCTTGAGAAAGAGATCTTACAGTTAGAGCGGTACCTTCTCTCGCTCTACAGAACATCGTTTGGAGATCATTTGCATGCATTCATGTTACGAGATGATTCTGCGCTTCCTCCACCAAAGCCAAACACGACTAAATTTCAAAATGACAGAGTCACTTCTGTGTCTGATACATCTCTCTCGTCTAGCGTCAAACCGTTGTCTGAATCG GACAATAAACAAAGATCAGAGTTCAGCAACCCGAGTTTGGCAGATCTTCTTGGTCTTAACACTCTCAGTTCCAATAAACTCTCTGAAGAGATTGTGAGACTTATCTGTGTAATAATCATCAAACTCTCAGACAAGGGACAAAGGAGATTTGTCAAGAATGAAAAATATGGAGAAGAACTTGGAGTTGTTATCAATACACTTTGCCTAAATGAGGTCAATTTGAAGTCCGTAGAGAGTTTTCTTCAGAAATTCAG ATCATTGGTTCAAAAGCTTGAGAAAGTTGATCCAACAAGTATGGCTCGGGAGGAGAAGCTTGCATTCTGGATCAATATTCATAATGCTCTGGTGATGCAC GCGTATATACTATATGGGACTGGTGAAGATATAACAAGCACAAAG GCAGCATTTAACATAGGTGGGGAGTGGGTAAACGTATACGATGTCCAGAGTTCTATTTTAGGAATTCGTGCAAGCTATTCACCAACA CGTGTATGGACGTTGTTTTCACCGGCTAGGAGTTCAAAGACAAGTAGGAGTCACACATATGCGTTGGAGTATGCCGAGCCACTTCTTCATTTTGCCCTTTCAACTGGAACGTTAACTGATCCAATG GTTCGAGTTTATACAGCGGAAGGAATACTCCAAGAACTTAGGCAAGCAAGAGACAGTTTCATACAAACAAGTGTTGGATTTGAAAAGGAGACATGGATTCTATTGCCAAAGATCATTTACAACTACGCAAATGACACTTCTCTGGACATGGCTGAACTtttcaatacaatatcagggtGCCTAACAGAGACACAAAGAACACAAATGAAAAGGGCTGTGAAAAAAAAGCAAGATAGATGCATTCACTGGATGAAGCATGATTCCGACTTCCGTTATATTATCCATTGTGGGAATACGTAA
- the BNAC08G05180D gene encoding uncharacterized protein BNAC08G05180D isoform X1, which translates to MPSNSDRLFFFSASSLTSSSSSSQLSTPSECQNGSSRTISKSPLWDVEKAKCSFGFSKPKSSEELKEEIAELEKEILQLERYLLSLYRTSFGDHLHAFMLRDDSALPPPKPNTTKFQNDRVTSVSDTSLSSSVKPLSESDNKQRSEFSNPSLADLLGLNTLSSNKLSEEIVRLICVIIIKLSDKGQRRFVKNEKYGEELGVVINTLCLNEVNLKSVESFLQKFRSLVQKLEKVDPTSMAREEKLAFWINIHNALVMHAYILYGTGEDITSTKVLMAAFNIGGEWVNVYDVQSSILGIRASYSPTRVWTLFSPARSSKTSRSHTYALEYAEPLLHFALSTGTLTDPMVRVYTAEGILQELRQARDSFIQTSVGFEKETWILLPKIIYNYANDTSLDMAELFNTISGCLTETQRTQMKRAVKKKQDRCIHWMKHDSDFRYIIHCGNT; encoded by the exons ATGCCTTCAAACAGTGATcgcctctttttcttttcagctTCTTCCCTTACATCTTCGTCATCTTCTTCTCAGCTAAGCACTCCAAG TGAATGTCAAAATGGGTCTTCTCGAACCATATCG AAATCTCCTCTCTGGGATGTGGAGAAGGCCAAGTGCAGCTTCGGTTTCTCAAAGCCTAAG TCTAGCGAAGAACTGAAGGAAGAGATAGCCGAGCTTGAGAAAGAGATCTTACAGTTAGAGCGGTACCTTCTCTCGCTCTACAGAACATCGTTTGGAGATCATTTGCATGCATTCATGTTACGAGATGATTCTGCGCTTCCTCCACCAAAGCCAAACACGACTAAATTTCAAAATGACAGAGTCACTTCTGTGTCTGATACATCTCTCTCGTCTAGCGTCAAACCGTTGTCTGAATCG GACAATAAACAAAGATCAGAGTTCAGCAACCCGAGTTTGGCAGATCTTCTTGGTCTTAACACTCTCAGTTCCAATAAACTCTCTGAAGAGATTGTGAGACTTATCTGTGTAATAATCATCAAACTCTCAGACAAGGGACAAAGGAGATTTGTCAAGAATGAAAAATATGGAGAAGAACTTGGAGTTGTTATCAATACACTTTGCCTAAATGAGGTCAATTTGAAGTCCGTAGAGAGTTTTCTTCAGAAATTCAG ATCATTGGTTCAAAAGCTTGAGAAAGTTGATCCAACAAGTATGGCTCGGGAGGAGAAGCTTGCATTCTGGATCAATATTCATAATGCTCTGGTGATGCAC GCGTATATACTATATGGGACTGGTGAAGATATAACAAGCACAAAGGTCTTAATG GCAGCATTTAACATAGGTGGGGAGTGGGTAAACGTATACGATGTCCAGAGTTCTATTTTAGGAATTCGTGCAAGCTATTCACCAACA CGTGTATGGACGTTGTTTTCACCGGCTAGGAGTTCAAAGACAAGTAGGAGTCACACATATGCGTTGGAGTATGCCGAGCCACTTCTTCATTTTGCCCTTTCAACTGGAACGTTAACTGATCCAATG GTTCGAGTTTATACAGCGGAAGGAATACTCCAAGAACTTAGGCAAGCAAGAGACAGTTTCATACAAACAAGTGTTGGATTTGAAAAGGAGACATGGATTCTATTGCCAAAGATCATTTACAACTACGCAAATGACACTTCTCTGGACATGGCTGAACTtttcaatacaatatcagggtGCCTAACAGAGACACAAAGAACACAAATGAAAAGGGCTGTGAAAAAAAAGCAAGATAGATGCATTCACTGGATGAAGCATGATTCCGACTTCCGTTATATTATCCATTGTGGGAATACGTAA